One window from the genome of Hydra vulgaris chromosome 02, alternate assembly HydraT2T_AEP encodes:
- the LOC136075996 gene encoding uncharacterized protein LOC136075996, with protein MITKLILKAKGMFHKALLNEHAGDPVKFWESLKKVYPSKNKDEIILNNFEIDGEYTSNKSVIVSAFGKYFSSITNLLLKTYNPIINYVWKSKAPFKRRTEKQFLLRQISATDVDTIISALKTNKSAGYDNLHPSLLKDSKDEIKVPLSHIFNLVIKTGLVPNEWKIAKVLPILKSGNKLKFDNYRPISVLPIISKVFEEIVH; from the coding sequence ATGATAACTAAATTGATTCTAAAAGCAAAAGGAATGTTTCATAAAGCATTATTAAATGAGCACGCAGGCGATCCTGTAAAATTCTGGGAATCACTTAAGAAGGTCTATccaagtaaaaataaagatgaaattattttaaacaactttgaaATTGATGGAGAGTACACGTCAAATAAATCTGTTATTGTAAGTGCATTTGGAAAGTATTTCTCTTCCATTACCAACTTACTTCTTAAAACTTATAACCCAATAATAAACTATGTATGGAAATCTAAAGCTCCGTTCAAACGACGTACCGAAAAGCAATTTTTACTCCGTCAAATTAGTGCCACGGACGTTGATACCATTATAAGTGcgctaaaaacaaataaatccgCCGGTTACGACAATCTGCATCCTTCCTTACTTAAAGATAGCAAAGATGAAATAAAAGTTCCTCTATctcatatttttaatcttgttatAAAAACGGGATTAGTACCTAATGAATGGAAAATAGCTAAGGTTTTACCCATACTTAAATCTGgcaataaattaaagtttgataATTACAGACCAATCTCTGTCCTTCCTATAATATCTAAGGTTTTTGAGGAAATAGTTCATTGA